A window of Mytilus edulis chromosome 10, xbMytEdul2.2, whole genome shotgun sequence contains these coding sequences:
- the LOC139491483 gene encoding uncharacterized protein, producing MFYFKDRLRIMATNWNVCGVCENLQITKPSVVWCSECDEGLCGECKNHHAVSKGTKSHETISIAEYKNLPTEVLQISQTCKLHNEKYQLFCTKHDCPCCKKCVKSHNDCKGLTDINELIKNVKTSNALNEIEQTVQEVVDNIKRLSTNRNENLKSIENKKREIEAEIKQTRIQVNHHLDKLQDDLIKELLRVEQHEKSKIENLLTTLTKKEKEMTEVQENFATIKQHASELQTFLTMKDIEKHIVGDEKYIQSITTNDSTHQVNISCQINKFLQQITANVQKFGEINVKSDPCDFSVQKRKDRQAQIMVALPTNNIDNLTLTLQNRIDTKLSRVFGCSLLPDCRMVFSYNDDKIKVFKSDGSKDFEIKDIGKTFDVEFIGDDSIAVTSGESNKINIFDLKTHKLKKSIKVDSYTGGVTYKNGHLIYCAREKGIQMLSLNNGTITNVSSTKLHDSAYVTTFGDKLIYTNSNNHSVNCCDYHGNILWTFCDESALQCPAGISVDNDGNVYVAGYYTDNVVVISPDGQRCRQILTCEDEFSEPWTLHYDTSTNELLVANESTGAFLYDVK from the exons ATGTTCTATTTTAAAGACCGATTAAG GATTATGGCCACCAATTGGAATGTTTGTGGTGTTTGTGAAAATCTTCAGATTACCAAACCTTCAGTAGTATGGTGTTCCGAATGTGACGAAGGACTATGTGGAGAGTGTAAGAATCATCATGCAGTGTCCAAGGGAACAAAAAGCCATGAAACCATTTCTATCGCCGAATACAAAAACTTACCCACCGAGGTCCTGCAAATCTCGCAGACCTGCAAACTTCATAATGAGAAATACCAGCTGTTCTGTACAAAACACGATTGTCCATGCTGTAAAAAATGTGTGAAATCTCACAACGATTGTAAAGGTTTAACTGACATTAATGAACTCATAAAAAACGTCAAAACTTCAAACGCATTAAATGAAATCGAACAAACCGTGCAGGAAGTCGTCGACAATATTAAACGACTAAGCACAAACAggaatgaaaatttaaaatctatagaaaacaagaaaagagaaattgaagCAGAAATAAAACAAACCAGGATACAAGTAAATCACCACCTTGATAAACTTCAGGATGACTTAATTAAAGAATTACTGAGAGTTGAACAACACGAAAAAAGCAAAATAGAAAACTTGCTGACTACCCtgacaaaaaaggaaaaagagaTGACTGAAGTACAAGAAAACTTTGCCACTATTAAACAACATGCGTCCgaacttcaaacatttttaaccaTGAAAGATATCGAAAAACATATTGTAGGTGACGAAAAGTATATTCAATCGATTACTACGAATGACTCCACACATCAAGTCAATATTTCATGTCAGATTAATAAGTTTTTACAGCAAATAACAGCCAACGTGCAGAAGTTTGGAGAAATTAATGTCAAGTCTGATCCATGTGATTTTTCCGTTCAGAAAAGGAAGGACAGACAAGCCCAGATTATGGTAGCTCTTCCAACCAACAATATTGATAACCTGACTCTGACATTACAGAATCGTATCGATACAAAGTTGTCACGTGTCTTTGGCTGTTCACTGCTTCCTGATTGTAGGATGGTATTCTCTTATAATGAcgataaaataaaagtatttaagtCTGACGGATCAAAAGATTTCGAAATAAAGGACATTGGTAAAACGTTTGATGTGGAATTTATTGGTGATGATTCTATTGCTGTTACATCCGGCGAGTCAAACAAGATTAATATCTTCGACTTAAAGACTCACAAACTGAAGAAATCGATAAAAGTTGATTCATACACTGGTGGAGTAACATACAAAAATGGACATTTAATATATTGTGCCAGAGAAAAAGGAATACAGATGCTCAGTTTAAATAACGGAACCATTACCAATGTGAGCAGTACCAAACTCCATGACTCGGCGTACGTAACAACATTTGGTGACAAACTGATCTACACAAATTCGAACAATCACAGTGTAAACTGCTGTGACTACCATGGTAACATACTGTGGACGTTCTGTGATGAAAGTGCTCTGCAATGTCCAGCAGGTATATCTGTAGACAATGATGGTAACGTGTATGTAGCGGGGTATTATACTGACAACGTTGTCGTTATCTCTCCTGATGGACAGCGCTGCAGACAAATTCTCACATGTGAAGATGAGTTTAGCGAGCCATGGACTCTGCATTATGACACATCGACCAATGAATTGTTAGTTGCTAATGAATCCACTGGAGCATTTTTGTATGATGTTAAATGA